In Cicer arietinum cultivar CDC Frontier isolate Library 1 chromosome 7, Cicar.CDCFrontier_v2.0, whole genome shotgun sequence, the genomic window TCTAAGAGCAAGTTCTATTAGAAGATTTGGAAGAAAACCAAGAGGTGTACGAAGAGATTCAACAGGCACTGGTCATGAGGTTAGTTAATTAGTactaaaatatgtaataatttgttaatgtttcaaaactttgaaaaaattaacttatatttccaattcaatttaatttccATTTGAAGGcaaaatctctatttttttttctttttccttttcttctcaGCATTATGTTTTCAATTTCATATTCTTTTCCTTAGCACAAAGGAAAAAATGACCCTGTTTTTCTTTATCCAGTTATCCACCAAAGttcaaaatttgagtttttaaaaactaaaaacattgAAAGGACACCACTCACAAAACTTTGCCACCTAAGTGCCCCTTAAAGTGACATCAAAATCATTACACTCAAAATTTTACATTAGGAGCtaagaaaaatttgaattttgtttccTTAAGAATTTATTGGAAAAATCATACTTCTGCATGCAGGTATTTTTGTTGagaatttttaacataaatgtTATTGCAGCATGCAGTTGTATTTGTAAATGGAGAACAATACTATGGAGCAAAAGCAAGCATAAATGTGTGGACCCCAAGAGTAACAGATCAATATGAATTCAGCTTGTCACAAATATGGGTTATTGCTGGTTCTTTTGGTAATGATCTTAATACAATTGAAGCTGGATGGCAGgtatgtcaaaaataaattacattatatattttagtaattttctAGTCTTCAAGTATTATGAAgaaattaattaagaatttgttactaaaaataaaacatatattttcttcAGGTAAGCCCTGAGTTATATGGAGACAATTATCCCAGATTCTTCACTTATTGGACAGTAAGTATTGAATGTTTTTCGTAAGATTTGTTTATTTCTCATATGGTAAATTCTTATGTTACAAGTccttaaataaattgtttattcaAACAGACCGTTAATTTTATTGATGTTTTAATTCGATAGACGGATGCATATCAAGCAACTGGATGCTACAATTTACTATGTTCAGGATTTATCCAAACAAATAACAGGATAGCAATAGGGGCTGCAATTTCCCCAAGATCCACCTATAATGAAAGACAATTTGATATTGGATTAATGGTTTGGAAAGTGagtatttcttttcttttctttttttactattcaattttaacaccaattaaggataaaatgataaaataattaaggtAGTTTTAGTTGACACAAAAGGCTTAATGCTTTGGATTTAGAAGGTGATTTAAGTTGACAAAAAAAGATTAAACAAACATAATCCAATTTAAAAATGAGAAACTTTGAGTCCAAGTGAAGCAATAATTCGTTTACTTTTTTGCTATTACTccttttgttttgaatttttgttggtGTTATTGTTATTGAAATGGAAGATTCCCTGGCTTTTTTCCTTTGTATGAGTGTCCCTCATGGGGTCGAGTTATCTAGCTCTGTTTCCTATCTGTTTTCCTTTATTAAAGCAATGTTTCGTGGCTAACtcatttcttttttactttGGTTTTGCCGTAACTGCCTTCTAAAcacttttaaacaaaaaaagaaattccCCTGCTTTACTTTTTCTCACTTatactttctcaaaaaaaatattattaatataagttCCCATTGGTAGAGGTGTTGAGTTAAGGATCAAGTGATaagaaaattaacaatattaacattattaattattaacacaggtcaaattactaatttttggatattttttaattgataatggAAAACTAATCTTTGTAGATCTATTGGGGTGCCATATACCCTAACTACAGTGATATTCTAAAAAACAAACTATTCTTCAATTACTatagtaattttataaatataaattaacatgttAGTGTGACATTAAGTGgagtacaaatattttttatatatatctccAATCACTCTAAAACTTTAGTAGTGGTGATGAGAAATGAAGATGATTCATTATTATGTGATACAATTATGGCAATACATTAGAGAAATTTAGACACTTTAGACACAAggtataaaaataacaatgtaattaatttatatataggaTCCAAAGCATGGACATTGGTGGCTAGAATTTGGATCAGGGCTTCTAGTTGGATATTGGCCAGCAAATTTGTTTAGTCATTTGAGAAGTCATGCAAGCATGGTACAATTTGGTGGAGAAATTGTGAATTCACGTTCAAGGGGATATCACACTGGCACTCAAATGGGAAGTGGTCATTTTTCAGGAGAAGGTTTTAGAAAAGCAGCTTATTTTAGAAACTTACAAGTTGTTGATTGGGATAATAACTTACTTCCTTTATCTAATATTCACCAATTGGCTGACCATTCAAATTGCTATGATATAAAGGAGGGAAGAAATAATGTTTGGGGAACTTACTTTTATTATGGAGGTCCTGGAAGGAATGTTAGATGTCCATGAACAAATTGTTGCTACTAAAATTATACTCTTCTCttctttattataaatatatattctttttttactctcccaattttttttttttttttgggaattTTGGTTTTATTACAAGCTTTACTTTTGTGTTTGGctgtatttgttaattttgccatagttttgtttttttgctAACATGTTAGAGACATTTTGTTATTAGATATGATGTGTATCTATGAACAACATATTGTCTATTTATAACATTGAATAGGGGGTGatgtgttttttttgtttttgttttttggatTTCTTGCTGTCATATTACACATTCACTCAATCATCATATCGATGGATGTTGGGTCGAGATTGATAGTCTAGATTTCAACTTTAgcattttaaatttttcgaaAAATCAAAATCTCCATTAAAATTCGGACTGACAGCAGATATCCGAAGTTGTTTCTTTCTAGCTACTTCTTTCTCAACTTTTTTGATGgaaaaaaacatgaaaacatTTCATTTACCAATCAAATGAACAATGTAGGGTGGAACAGCTTTCTTTGCAAGGGAACGAGTGACACCATTCACTTGATGCTTAAGACAACTTGAACGTTGTCTTTTTGATAATGAATTACAAACATGTACCTTTTTTTACGCAATCAACATATACTATACTATATACTAGTATTCCTATATCTCAACGGGTGATGAAATTGACTTTGACCAATAAATTGGTGAGCATAGTATCTAGCTTTTTTATGAGTGAGTGCATAGTTTCTACGCGGGGCCATAATTTTCCATGCTTAAACAAAATCCAATGTAAATTATATAGATTTTAGTGCTAATTAATGCATCCGTTTTATGTGGCTATGCGTTTGGGGAACTACTAGTAAGCTACAAACAAATCTCGAAGAGATATATGGGTTGCATCTTCTATTTTAGAAGTATATTATCGGTTCTATGTTGCACtctaagtaaaaaattattttaatacgGTGAATGAGTAAACGCTTGATCAATTAATAAATGGTGAAGAATCGTTTTCCTCTCCAAGATTTTGCTTTCCTATGAATAAACTTGAAGAAATGCTTAGGCACGACTATTTTGGATTTAtacaccttttttttttttactcaatttttGGTTTACCTTATAATAATGAACATTGTTCTTCTTGATTTGAATTTTGGCCAGCGTTAATTTGTATGGCAATATCCAATTTTGTTAAGAAATATTagtattttgacaaaaaagaatattataatattatattacaaaatgaataaaaaggTAACTAGTCTaaagccaaaaataaaattcctcGAAAATATATGAGTCAATGTCATAACCGTATTACTTTACTAGTCTAAAGTCTTAGATCATCCGAAACTAGACATAAAACAAGGAGCACATGGGGTTCTTGACTCTTGAAAAAAATAAGGTACAAGGTTAGTTGCATCCTTGTGTTGCGTCCTAATGTATGTTGGTAGCAATACTGTAAAGTGACACAACATATgaatctttttttaaaagaatataatattttattttatgtgtggAATATTTGATGCTTCCTGCGTGACTACAAAGCCATCCCCActactttattattatatttacatAGCAAACGAAACTTCTCATTCTTAAAgtgaaaatatattattctattttgaaaaaaaaggaACCTGATTCAATTTTGTTAACcgaatttattttgatatgttttcTAGATAGTCTAAGACAAAAATGCATGTCTAAATggaagaatattttttattaggaATTAATTGGGGATTATGGTGACTCAAATTGGAAAGGCCTATGAAAAGATGAATTCCACTATGAAGCATGAGAAGAGCACTTTCTTGTGAGACATAATGAAATGTGAACAGAATGGAGAAGTAGCCAGCAAGCAAAAGCTATTTTCATGTTTCTTAGAAGGGAATTACGTATATATGTGAGTTTTCATATTGTGACAGACTGCCATCATTTAACCATCTACAATGAAGGAGACGTTTGCAACAACATGAGAGAGACCTAATTAACCATGACACTCAGCATTAATCATTGTAATTGTTCACGAATTtgcttcatatttttttaagatactTCTTACGGatttaatataatgtaaattttttatttttaatattaaaataaaatttaaatttattgacaTATCATAGAATCTTACATCATTCAtcgtattttaaattatgtcaGACTCATATCTTGAAAACTATAATTTGACTTAATTTATTTCTACACTACAATatatataaactgtttttctATCTCACAGTACAtgttgtttaagatttttttttacacgGATTAAGAAACACAatagttaaaagaaaaagataaattattaaaagcaAAATACACAATGcaatcttttatattattttatggtatttaattaatcttttaagtaCTTTTTGTCTCAAATCATTTAAGTCTCAAAGTATGGACATGTTGTCctttatttagattttatgtaactttattaacaaaaaaatgtcCCTTCAGTCAttataataagtaaaaataatcaatttgacgattattaagaaaattaattaagtttaagtaattttttttaaaattttatatagattacataatgtatttatttttaaattgtttgtttgaatatcaaatattaaatatgtttattaaaataaaagtatattaaaaatattaatattaaaataattatattttacatataataatGATCAAAACTTTGATatcacaattttatttataataaaaactagAAAGAGTATGTTTATGTTACGATGCTAACATGACAAGTCCCCACatatagttaaataaaaaaatctatctTTTAGGtttcaaaatcataaataaaaataaaaaaagccaACATCCTGAACATTTTGAGACTAAAAGGATTTATATAAGATAATAAAAAGAGCATCTTGATTGACTTTTCAAAAAACATTGAGATTCTTCTCGATCACCTAGATCGATCGtagataaaataaaagcaattaAAAGAGCATTTTGAAAATAAACTCCTAAAATGCTATGAAAGTACTATCTATTCTAAAATATGGTTGACCACTCATCAAAAAGTTATAACTATTGGTAGTTATGAAAGTGAGATTTCTTATTCTCAAATGTCAAATCTATTGAACAAAGATTCcctttatttctaaaaaaatataaaaaataacttatttactGTTATCGTTGATATATAATAAAGACTTGATTACAtcatcctttaaaaaaaaatcaagactTAATTACATCATCAATTCTAagaacatatgtatttatatacttaaattataataaaacttaaaagaaaTGAAGGGAATAAATCAATCAAtattatattcttaattaagtaattaattaaaatagttaataaattttagttaaatgcaaattatttaaaaaaaattcaaattttaaataaaataattattgattaaattttatttattttaaatatcaaaatataaagaaaaaataataattaaattcttattgataaaaaaatccATTAATATGTTGTCAGCTTCCTAGTTTGTGCTTTTGTTGTATTAATCATCTCCAAATAATATGACTTGAACCCGTTTGGCTTTGTCTATTTGAGAAATGAAATTAATGACCTTAGTTCGTGAGCACGTAGCATTGGGCCGAAAGTTAGGCAAGGGTCACACCTTGATTTGACTCTGACCATTTTCGGTCATTACTCTTTCTTTGCTGAGGCAATATGCTAGCCCAAAACTAACAAGTCATACGTGCAATCTTAAACACTATTATACATTGGGAGTATCAATAGTAACGAGTCTACTTCAAGTGCTAGTCGAGCCACGTTGTAggaaatttttcaattatatctcctttaaaaaaaaaaattaatatactctaatttgaaattaacatacaaaaatatttaaaaaaaaatatcgtaagtgacataattttttttactcttttatgatgtgatcatgtatttatttatttatttttaacaaatgaaaaaagtattaatttaatacataaaatataataaaaatacaaaataaattatattatattaataaaatcaaataaaatgtattaaatttaaaaaaaaatacatcaaagtcAATATTTGGGCAGTGTTTCATATTATGGTCACAGATTCGACATAATCTGCATTTTTTTGATACtattgttgtggtgttcatttaTGTTCTAATATACTTACTCTTTTGAAGATATTTTTTGACTTTTTGCATTTAAGGATTGCGGCACACCCTAACACCTTCATATTCAGACCAATATCA contains:
- the LOC101501856 gene encoding protein neprosin-like, encoding MDMKGYYSVSWTKKYMKDSFFSAQTTKRQHQCKQENHVVVSEPTTTSLNHSLNLAASSQNTLPPMLLHLFVTLLLFLTSISPILSHTIVSDSHSHPNANQTFRPSVALHKLKRIRTHLKKINKPAIKTIKSPDGDLIDCIITHHQPAFDHPQLQGQKPLDPPERPKGYHNNNGENVTHNFQLWTDSGEICPEGTIPIRRTTEQDFLRASSIRRFGRKPRGVRRDSTGTGHEHAVVFVNGEQYYGAKASINVWTPRVTDQYEFSLSQIWVIAGSFGNDLNTIEAGWQVSPELYGDNYPRFFTYWTTDAYQATGCYNLLCSGFIQTNNRIAIGAAISPRSTYNERQFDIGLMVWKDPKHGHWWLEFGSGLLVGYWPANLFSHLRSHASMVQFGGEIVNSRSRGYHTGTQMGSGHFSGEGFRKAAYFRNLQVVDWDNNLLPLSNIHQLADHSNCYDIKEGRNNVWGTYFYYGGPGRNVRCP